The following are encoded together in the Xanthomonas vesicatoria ATCC 35937 genome:
- a CDS encoding LacI family DNA-binding transcriptional regulator produces the protein MSRPRSEGGSVTIKDVAREAQVSVATVSRTMNGHQHVAESVRERVLQVARALNYIPHHAARSLSSRRTHTIGVVLPDLHGEFFSELIRGIDQVARDQGYHLLVSSSHGDPQAQRRALERLPGRVDGVVVMSPSLGDSGVHEDALPGGLPAVLLNCAGSASQRPVLNVDNYGGARVMTRHLRDSGHRRIAFIAGPDDNFDAHERLRGYRDELALDADAQPWVLPGNFDEESGYRAGQVLAQDARPDAVFAANDMMALGCLFALGHAGLKVPHDIALAGFDDVPMARYVLPALTTMRVDIAGLGARALRLLLGQQLVDAPAPAADAAPPAFSEMVPELIVRASSAPRGASDG, from the coding sequence ATGAGTCGGCCCCGTTCGGAAGGCGGCAGCGTCACCATCAAGGATGTGGCGCGCGAGGCGCAGGTGTCGGTGGCCACGGTGTCGCGCACCATGAACGGGCATCAGCATGTGGCTGAGTCGGTGCGCGAGCGCGTACTGCAAGTGGCGCGGGCACTGAATTACATCCCCCATCACGCTGCGCGCAGCCTGAGCAGCCGTCGCACCCATACCATCGGTGTGGTACTGCCGGATTTGCATGGCGAGTTCTTTTCCGAATTGATTCGCGGCATCGATCAGGTGGCGCGCGACCAGGGCTACCACTTACTGGTATCCAGTTCGCACGGCGACCCGCAGGCGCAGCGTCGCGCACTCGAGCGCCTACCTGGGCGCGTGGACGGCGTGGTGGTGATGTCGCCGTCGCTGGGAGATTCGGGCGTGCATGAAGACGCATTGCCTGGCGGCCTGCCGGCGGTACTGCTCAACTGCGCCGGCAGCGCCAGCCAGCGCCCGGTGCTCAATGTCGACAACTACGGCGGCGCGCGGGTGATGACACGCCACCTGCGCGACAGCGGCCACCGCCGCATCGCCTTCATCGCCGGCCCTGACGACAACTTCGACGCGCACGAGCGCCTGCGTGGCTATCGCGACGAGTTGGCGCTGGACGCGGATGCGCAGCCGTGGGTGTTGCCCGGTAACTTTGACGAAGAATCCGGCTACCGCGCCGGCCAGGTGCTGGCACAGGACGCACGCCCGGATGCGGTGTTTGCTGCCAACGACATGATGGCGCTGGGCTGCCTGTTCGCGCTTGGCCATGCCGGGTTGAAGGTGCCGCACGACATCGCGCTGGCCGGCTTCGACGATGTGCCGATGGCGCGTTACGTGCTGCCCGCGCTGACCACCATGCGCGTGGATATTGCAGGGCTCGGCGCCCGCGCGTTGCGCCTGCTGTTGGGGCAGCAGTTGGTGGATGCGCCGGCGCCGGCTGCCGATGCCGCGCCGCCGGCGTTTTCGGAAATGGTGCCAGAGCTGATTGTGCGTGCGTCCAGTGCCCCACGTGGCGCATCCGACGGTTAA
- a CDS encoding TonB-dependent receptor has product MKTYRTVSTLPARSLLCCALAASLLSAAPAMAQSSNATLRGQVATSQAGTTVTATNVASGAVRRATTGADGTYALVGLPPGTYKVDAGPGTEKTVTLSVASSVSLDLGGGGDATAAPAGDATTLDAVQVTATTLQEVKTSEVGTNISLKQINTVPQLTRNFLEFADTVPGMQFETDANGNSRIRGGAQASSAVNVYIDGVGQKSYLFGGVSGQQQSAGNPFPQLAIGEYKVITSNYKAEFDQVGSAAIVASTKSGGNEFHGEIFGRTTNTDFRARQADERAGAPNADGNKRKTHQDEYGFALSGPIVKDKAHFFFSYEGKGFEVSANPVAVPDAFSALSDDLPAGVQSRLGSVTRPFNEDLYFGKIDWDIGDNDRLELTAKVRDEESRDSVGDQNTAIAAKTNLNSEERYDLRWQHFGENYVNEARVSYEDVLFNPTAYTIGSQTVYTRGTAEDDVLLNDDATSGLAIQRKGQKGPSFQNDLTFNNIEWHGSHVIKMGVKYKEVELTQSENSAANPSFYYAVADGAGTAPIPYQVRFNLPFAGAAPSVTTTSKQLGLYLQDDWDVNDKLQLNIGVRWDGEKIPSYLDNVTPPEVIAALNGPGTDPAVSATYAEQLAKGGVNINDYISNGRNRKQDNNNFAPRLGFSYDFRGDESLVLFGGAGRSYDRNLFDIMGLEQVKSALSQYTVRFVESSGCTPAPGTCTNFNPSFVSNPDSLSGLVDARVRNGEIDLLNNDLKTPYSDQYSIGLRTRVGEWSNSGTVSYIHSKDGLILTLGNRYPNGDFFQAGAQPWTQSPAGFGNLIIGNNGVETKTAQLLLSTDKAYTKESGWGLTAAYTFSRARGNRGNDDQYGFDAATIANYPFLDLNSVPRHRLVVTGIYDLFWGISASAKLTLATVAPRNEAVSFDQYGGPSSDNIRIVSVDAPGGKFLAGGDIFGTRQLDLSLSKDMHVTDALTVQVRGDLINALNFRNYDQYAIDWGDAGVYNPRVSINQYGAISTPPRTLFLSARIIW; this is encoded by the coding sequence ATGAAGACCTACCGCACTGTGTCCACCCTGCCGGCCCGCAGCTTGCTGTGCTGCGCGCTCGCCGCTTCGTTGTTGTCCGCCGCGCCGGCGATGGCCCAGTCCAGCAACGCGACCTTGCGCGGGCAGGTCGCCACCTCCCAGGCAGGCACCACCGTGACCGCGACCAACGTCGCCAGCGGCGCAGTGCGACGGGCGACCACCGGTGCGGACGGCACCTATGCGCTGGTCGGCCTGCCGCCGGGCACCTACAAGGTGGATGCCGGCCCAGGTACCGAGAAAACCGTGACCCTGTCGGTGGCTTCGTCGGTCAGCCTGGATCTGGGCGGCGGTGGCGATGCAACGGCGGCACCTGCGGGCGATGCCACCACGCTGGACGCGGTGCAGGTCACCGCCACCACGCTGCAGGAGGTCAAAACCTCCGAGGTGGGCACCAACATCTCGCTCAAGCAGATCAACACGGTGCCGCAGCTGACGCGCAACTTCCTGGAATTCGCCGACACCGTGCCGGGCATGCAGTTCGAGACCGATGCCAACGGCAACAGCCGCATCCGCGGCGGTGCGCAGGCCAGCTCGGCAGTCAACGTCTATATCGATGGCGTGGGCCAGAAGAGCTACCTGTTCGGTGGCGTCTCCGGCCAGCAGCAGAGCGCGGGCAACCCGTTCCCGCAGTTGGCGATCGGCGAGTACAAGGTCATCACCTCCAACTACAAGGCCGAGTTTGACCAGGTGGGGTCGGCGGCGATCGTGGCGTCCACCAAATCTGGTGGTAACGAATTCCACGGCGAGATCTTCGGGCGCACCACCAACACCGATTTCCGCGCGCGCCAGGCCGACGAGCGTGCCGGCGCGCCCAATGCCGACGGCAACAAGCGCAAGACCCACCAGGACGAATACGGCTTTGCACTGAGCGGGCCGATCGTCAAGGACAAGGCGCATTTCTTCTTCAGCTACGAAGGCAAGGGCTTTGAGGTCTCGGCCAACCCGGTCGCGGTGCCGGACGCCTTCAGCGCACTGAGCGACGATTTGCCGGCCGGCGTGCAGAGCCGTCTGGGCTCGGTCACCCGTCCGTTCAACGAAGACCTGTACTTCGGCAAGATCGACTGGGACATCGGCGACAACGATCGCCTGGAGCTCACCGCCAAGGTGCGCGACGAAGAAAGTCGCGACAGCGTGGGCGACCAGAACACCGCCATCGCCGCCAAGACCAATCTCAATTCCGAAGAACGCTACGACCTGCGCTGGCAGCATTTCGGCGAAAACTACGTCAACGAAGCGCGGGTGTCGTACGAGGACGTCTTGTTCAACCCGACCGCCTACACCATCGGCAGCCAGACCGTGTACACGCGCGGCACCGCTGAAGACGATGTGTTGCTCAACGACGACGCCACCAGCGGCCTGGCGATCCAGCGCAAGGGCCAGAAAGGACCCAGCTTCCAGAACGACCTGACCTTCAACAACATCGAGTGGCACGGCAGTCACGTCATCAAGATGGGCGTGAAGTACAAGGAAGTGGAACTGACGCAGAGCGAAAATTCTGCGGCCAACCCGTCGTTCTACTACGCGGTGGCCGATGGTGCTGGCACCGCGCCCATTCCCTATCAGGTGCGCTTCAATCTGCCGTTTGCCGGCGCCGCGCCGTCGGTGACCACCACCAGCAAACAGCTGGGCCTGTACCTGCAGGACGACTGGGACGTCAACGACAAGCTGCAGTTGAACATTGGCGTGCGCTGGGATGGCGAAAAGATTCCGTCCTACCTGGACAACGTGACCCCGCCGGAAGTGATCGCCGCCTTGAACGGCCCGGGCACCGACCCGGCGGTCAGCGCCACCTATGCCGAACAACTGGCCAAGGGTGGCGTGAACATCAACGACTACATCAGCAACGGCCGTAATCGCAAACAGGACAACAACAACTTCGCGCCGCGCCTTGGTTTTTCCTATGACTTCCGTGGTGACGAATCGCTGGTGCTGTTCGGCGGTGCCGGGCGCAGCTACGACCGCAACCTGTTCGACATCATGGGCCTGGAGCAGGTCAAGTCGGCGCTGTCGCAGTACACCGTCCGCTTTGTCGAATCCTCCGGTTGCACGCCGGCGCCGGGCACCTGCACCAACTTCAATCCATCTTTTGTCAGCAACCCGGACAGTTTGAGCGGTTTGGTCGATGCGCGTGTGCGCAACGGCGAGATCGACCTGCTCAACAACGATTTGAAGACGCCGTATTCGGACCAGTATTCAATCGGCCTGCGCACACGCGTGGGCGAGTGGAGCAACTCGGGTACGGTGTCCTACATCCATAGCAAGGACGGCTTGATCCTGACCCTTGGCAATCGCTATCCCAATGGCGATTTCTTCCAGGCCGGTGCGCAGCCGTGGACCCAGTCACCGGCGGGCTTCGGCAACCTGATCATCGGCAACAACGGGGTCGAAACCAAGACCGCGCAGTTGCTGTTGTCCACCGACAAGGCCTACACCAAGGAAAGCGGCTGGGGCCTGACCGCGGCGTACACGTTCTCGCGCGCACGCGGCAACCGCGGCAACGACGATCAGTACGGCTTCGATGCAGCCACGATCGCCAACTACCCGTTCCTTGATCTGAACTCGGTACCGCGCCATCGACTGGTGGTCACCGGGATCTACGATCTGTTCTGGGGCATCAGCGCCTCGGCCAAGTTGACGCTGGCCACGGTAGCGCCGCGCAACGAGGCGGTGTCGTTCGACCAGTACGGCGGCCCGAGCTCGGACAACATCCGCATCGTGTCGGTGGACGCACCCGGTGGCAAGTTCCTGGCCGGCGGCGACATCTTCGGCACGCGCCAGTTGGATCTGTCGTTGTCCAAGGACATGCATGTCACCGACGCACTCACCGTGCAGGTGCGCGGCGATCTGATCAATGCGTTGAACTTCCGCAACTACGATCAGTACGCCATCGACTGGGGCGATGCCGGCGTGTACAACCCGCGCGTGAGCATCAACCAGTACGGCGCGATTTCCACCCCGCCGCGCACCCTGTTCTTGAGCGCCCGCATTATCTGGTAA
- a CDS encoding TonB-dependent receptor domain-containing protein yields the protein MKKHRTVSTLPARSLLCCALAASLFATTPAMAQSSNATLRGQVASAQSGSEVVVTNVATGSVRRAPVNANGNYTIVGLQPGTYTVESNGISRTVTLSVASSATVDLGNETAAAPAGDATTLDTVTVSAPMIRDVKTSEVGNTISARQIQQLPQATRNFLEFADTVPGMVFQVDGNGNTKLRGGASNASAGNLYIDGVGQKSYVRSGGVAGQSDTQGNPFPQLAIGEYKVITSNYKAEYGQISGAAITAATKSGTNELHGEVFYRYTDQDLRDKRPDEEENGKIDSQTKEYGFALGGPIIQDRMHFFVAYEGKENVAPKSVQPSAEAATFVNQLPSNLASQYGPANMPFEEDLFFGKIDFEPTDRDRIELSTIYRDETQTANVGGTNTLAQATDKINKDKRTNLRWQHSADNWFNEVIVGTENSENNPTPRTLGNGIVYTYFQPRAGSTDIDERTFLTTGSAGGANAQRKSQKGWFLQNDLTFTSFQWHGEHTIKMGVNYKDIELTSQDAAALNPQFSYRVNGGSVESTPYRVDFIAPYTTPGQRATVVSPSKQYGIYLQDDWAATDKLMINIGVRWDYEDTPAYTDFVTSQVFVDALYANDAENPGQPWANRLLPSGINVADYISTGNNRKNFKDAWAPRFGFSYDFFGDEAAILHGGAARSYDRNLFEQLALETSKAALSPVAVYFENPATQQCYRADRTCVAFDPRYLNGIDQLNTIPGVAGSAELFMFNNKLKTPYSDQYSIGITNQVGDWLTDVTFQRILSYDGFAMGLINRYPDGSYFQNGNVPWGEPVPGYQNTILGSNGLEQRNSQVLLSADKPYTKESGWGLTLSYTHTSARQNRNIDEPYGFDKATIRGYPFVKSDAVAAHRFVASGSIDIPWGVTLGAKLVLATPEPINTIACFGFTDPDGATCQQVGVTPPGSGKFLVGGDIWGYRTVDFQATKEFTVVGDFKLNARVNLLNAFNFKNYSAYAYNSFGSNGQFDPDISLNTTGEINYVPRSVVLELGAKF from the coding sequence ATGAAGAAGCACCGTACCGTCTCCACCCTGCCGGCGCGCAGCCTGTTGTGCTGCGCCCTGGCCGCCTCGTTGTTCGCCACCACCCCGGCCATGGCCCAGTCCAGCAACGCCACGTTGCGCGGCCAGGTCGCCTCCGCGCAGAGCGGAAGCGAAGTCGTCGTCACCAATGTCGCCACCGGCTCGGTGCGACGTGCGCCGGTCAATGCGAACGGCAACTACACCATCGTCGGGTTGCAGCCGGGCACCTACACCGTCGAATCCAACGGCATCAGCCGCACGGTGACCTTGTCTGTGGCCTCCAGCGCCACGGTGGATCTTGGCAATGAGACGGCCGCAGCACCTGCTGGTGATGCGACCACACTGGACACGGTGACGGTCAGCGCGCCGATGATTCGTGACGTCAAGACGTCCGAAGTGGGCAACACTATTTCTGCACGGCAGATCCAGCAGTTGCCGCAGGCCACGCGCAACTTCCTGGAGTTTGCCGATACCGTGCCGGGCATGGTGTTTCAGGTCGATGGCAACGGCAACACCAAGCTGCGCGGCGGTGCGTCCAACGCCAGCGCCGGTAATCTGTATATCGACGGCGTAGGCCAGAAGAGTTACGTGCGTAGCGGTGGCGTCGCCGGCCAGAGCGACACGCAGGGCAATCCATTCCCGCAGCTCGCCATCGGCGAGTACAAGGTGATCACCTCCAACTACAAGGCCGAATACGGCCAGATCAGTGGTGCGGCGATCACAGCGGCGACCAAGTCCGGTACCAACGAGCTGCACGGCGAAGTGTTCTACCGCTACACCGACCAGGACCTGCGCGACAAGCGGCCCGACGAAGAAGAGAACGGCAAGATCGATTCGCAGACCAAGGAATACGGGTTTGCGTTGGGTGGTCCGATCATCCAGGACCGCATGCATTTCTTCGTCGCCTACGAAGGCAAGGAAAACGTTGCGCCCAAGAGCGTGCAGCCGAGCGCCGAGGCGGCCACCTTCGTCAACCAGCTGCCGTCCAACCTGGCCAGCCAGTACGGCCCGGCCAACATGCCGTTTGAAGAGGATCTGTTCTTCGGCAAGATCGATTTCGAGCCCACCGATCGCGATCGCATCGAGTTGAGCACGATCTACCGCGACGAAACCCAGACCGCGAATGTCGGCGGCACGAATACGCTGGCGCAGGCCACCGACAAGATCAACAAGGACAAGCGCACCAACCTGCGTTGGCAGCACAGTGCCGACAACTGGTTCAACGAGGTCATCGTCGGCACCGAAAACTCGGAGAACAACCCGACCCCGCGCACGCTGGGCAACGGCATCGTCTACACGTATTTCCAGCCGCGTGCCGGCTCCACCGATATCGATGAGCGCACCTTCCTGACCACCGGTTCGGCCGGTGGCGCGAATGCGCAGCGCAAGAGCCAGAAGGGCTGGTTCCTGCAGAACGACCTGACCTTCACCAGCTTCCAGTGGCACGGCGAACACACCATCAAGATGGGTGTGAACTACAAGGACATCGAGCTGACCTCGCAGGACGCGGCCGCGCTGAATCCGCAGTTCAGCTACCGCGTCAACGGCGGCAGCGTGGAATCCACGCCGTATCGCGTCGACTTCATTGCGCCCTACACCACGCCCGGCCAGCGGGCGACGGTGGTATCACCGTCCAAGCAGTACGGCATCTATCTGCAGGACGATTGGGCAGCCACCGACAAGCTGATGATCAACATCGGCGTGCGCTGGGATTACGAGGACACACCGGCCTACACCGACTTCGTGACCTCGCAGGTCTTCGTCGACGCGCTGTACGCCAACGATGCGGAAAACCCCGGTCAGCCATGGGCCAACCGTCTGCTGCCCAGCGGCATCAACGTGGCCGATTACATCAGCACCGGCAACAACCGCAAGAACTTCAAGGATGCCTGGGCGCCGCGCTTCGGTTTCTCCTACGACTTCTTCGGTGACGAGGCCGCCATCCTGCATGGCGGTGCCGCGCGTTCGTACGACCGCAACCTGTTCGAGCAGCTGGCCCTGGAAACCAGCAAGGCGGCGTTGTCGCCAGTGGCGGTGTATTTCGAAAACCCGGCAACCCAGCAGTGCTATCGCGCAGACCGCACGTGCGTTGCGTTCGACCCGCGTTATCTCAACGGCATCGATCAGCTCAATACCATTCCCGGTGTCGCTGGCAGCGCCGAGTTGTTCATGTTCAACAACAAGCTCAAGACGCCGTACAGCGACCAGTACAGCATCGGCATCACCAACCAGGTGGGCGACTGGCTGACCGATGTGACCTTCCAGCGCATCCTGAGCTACGACGGCTTTGCGATGGGCCTGATCAACCGCTATCCGGATGGCTCCTACTTCCAGAACGGCAACGTGCCGTGGGGCGAGCCGGTGCCGGGCTACCAGAACACCATTCTGGGCAGCAACGGCCTGGAGCAGCGCAACAGCCAGGTCTTGCTATCGGCCGACAAGCCGTACACCAAGGAATCCGGTTGGGGCCTGACCCTGTCCTACACCCACACCAGCGCGCGCCAGAACCGCAACATCGATGAGCCGTACGGTTTCGACAAGGCGACCATCCGCGGCTATCCGTTCGTGAAGTCTGATGCCGTGGCCGCACATCGCTTCGTGGCGTCCGGCTCGATCGATATCCCTTGGGGTGTGACGCTGGGCGCCAAGCTGGTGCTGGCAACGCCCGAGCCGATCAACACGATCGCCTGCTTCGGCTTCACCGATCCCGATGGCGCGACCTGCCAGCAGGTCGGTGTCACCCCGCCGGGCAGCGGCAAGTTCCTGGTCGGTGGCGATATCTGGGGCTACCGCACGGTGGACTTCCAGGCCACCAAGGAGTTCACCGTGGTCGGGGACTTCAAGCTCAACGCGCGCGTGAATCTGCTCAACGCGTTCAACTTCAAGAACTACAGCGCGTACGCCTACAACAGCTTCGGCAGCAATGGGCAGTTCGACCCGGATATCAGCCTCAACACCACCGGCGAGATCAACTATGTGCCGCGCAGCGTGGTACTGGAACTCGGCGCCAAGTTCTGA
- a CDS encoding tryptophan halogenase family protein translates to MIPAPLRNIVIVGGGTAGWMAAAAFARVLGPTFNVQLIESEQLGTVGVGEATVPHIKAFNNLLGIDEAEFVRQTQGSFKLGIEFVDWQRPGTSYIHGFGSQIGHPLGLLPFHQYWIKQHARGKAQPLGAYTLNTVAAARGKFMTSAGDVPANSPLANIAYAYHFDASLYARFLRGFAEARGVRRIEGMVDQVQLHPESGHVVSLQLASGQVIAGDLFIDCSGFRGLLIEDALHTGYHDFTRWLPCDRALAVPCEKVGPPTPYTRSTARAAGWQWRIPLQHRTGNGYVYSSAHISDDEAAASLLANLDGRPLGDPRPLRFTTGRRKQFWNRNVVALGLASGFLEPLESTSIHLIQSGISRLLELFPREGISPVLVQRYNDRLAFEFDRIRDFLLLHYHATERDDSAFWRHCRHMPITPELQTTLDLFRDSGRFYRNAEEMFAEISWVQVMVGQGILPTGYHPLVDQVPDTDAEGFLSSVAQTISHCVDVMPTHQQFIDRYCKAAPAR, encoded by the coding sequence ATGATCCCCGCTCCGCTTCGCAACATCGTCATCGTCGGTGGCGGCACCGCCGGCTGGATGGCGGCCGCCGCCTTCGCGCGCGTGCTGGGCCCCACCTTCAACGTGCAGCTGATCGAATCCGAGCAGCTCGGCACCGTGGGTGTGGGCGAAGCCACCGTGCCGCACATCAAGGCCTTCAATAACCTGCTCGGCATCGATGAGGCCGAGTTCGTGCGCCAGACCCAGGGCAGCTTCAAGCTGGGTATCGAATTCGTCGACTGGCAACGGCCAGGGACTTCATATATCCATGGGTTCGGTAGCCAGATCGGCCATCCGCTCGGGCTGCTGCCGTTCCATCAGTACTGGATCAAGCAGCACGCGCGCGGCAAGGCGCAGCCGCTGGGCGCCTACACGCTCAACACCGTGGCCGCCGCCCGCGGCAAGTTCATGACCTCGGCCGGCGATGTGCCGGCCAACTCGCCGCTGGCCAATATCGCCTACGCCTATCACTTCGATGCCTCGCTGTACGCGCGCTTCTTGCGTGGGTTTGCCGAAGCACGCGGCGTGCGTCGCATCGAAGGCATGGTGGACCAGGTGCAACTGCATCCCGAGTCGGGCCATGTGGTGTCGTTGCAGCTGGCGTCCGGCCAGGTCATCGCTGGCGATCTGTTTATCGATTGCTCGGGCTTTCGTGGGCTGTTGATCGAAGACGCGCTGCATACCGGGTACCACGACTTCACGCGCTGGCTGCCATGCGATCGCGCACTGGCGGTGCCCTGCGAAAAAGTAGGCCCACCGACGCCGTACACGCGCTCCACTGCGCGCGCGGCCGGCTGGCAATGGCGGATCCCGCTGCAGCACCGCACTGGCAACGGCTATGTGTATTCCAGCGCGCACATCAGCGACGACGAAGCCGCCGCCAGCTTGCTCGCCAACCTCGATGGCAGGCCTTTGGGTGACCCGCGCCCGCTGCGCTTCACTACCGGGCGGCGCAAGCAGTTCTGGAATCGCAACGTGGTCGCGCTGGGGCTGGCCAGCGGGTTCCTGGAGCCGTTGGAATCGACCAGCATCCATCTGATCCAGTCCGGCATTTCCAGGTTGCTGGAGCTGTTCCCCCGCGAGGGCATCAGCCCGGTGCTGGTGCAGCGCTATAACGACCGGCTGGCATTCGAGTTCGACCGCATCCGCGATTTCCTGCTGTTGCACTATCACGCCACCGAGCGCGACGACAGCGCGTTCTGGCGGCATTGCCGCCACATGCCGATCACCCCGGAACTACAGACCACGCTGGACCTGTTCCGCGACAGCGGGCGCTTCTACCGCAATGCCGAGGAGATGTTTGCCGAGATCAGCTGGGTGCAGGTGATGGTAGGCCAGGGCATCCTGCCGACCGGCTACCACCCGCTGGTGGACCAGGTGCCCGACACCGACGCCGAAGGCTTCTTGTCCAGCGTGGCGCAGACCATCAGCCACTGCGTGGACGTCATGCCGACCCACCAGCAGTTCATCGACCGCTACTGCAAGGCCGCACCGGCGCGTTGA
- the pyrF gene encoding orotidine-5'-phosphate decarboxylase → MSRPPLPLAAHERLIFALDVPGHDEAIAWVDRLGDAVAFYKIGMELLASGEYFHVLDALAKRNKRVFVDLKFFDIPATVAGTIRRLSQWPVSYCTVHGWHAGMLQAAAEANQGDMRLLAVTVLTSMGRPDLAAMGIDREPVDVVVERALAAQAAGIDGVIASGQEAGPIRRATGPAFSIVCPGIRPGGPVGDDQQRTVGVAQAFTDGADAIVVGRPIRLAADPAAAASAIQAEIRAAVVQHRD, encoded by the coding sequence ATGAGCCGTCCCCCCTTGCCGCTGGCCGCGCACGAGCGGCTGATCTTCGCGCTGGATGTGCCCGGACATGACGAGGCGATTGCCTGGGTCGACCGCCTGGGCGACGCGGTGGCGTTCTACAAGATCGGCATGGAGCTGCTGGCGTCGGGCGAGTACTTCCATGTGCTCGATGCCCTGGCCAAGCGCAACAAGCGCGTGTTCGTCGACCTGAAGTTCTTCGACATCCCCGCCACCGTGGCCGGCACCATCCGCCGCCTGTCGCAGTGGCCGGTGAGCTATTGCACCGTGCACGGCTGGCACGCCGGCATGCTGCAGGCCGCCGCTGAAGCCAACCAGGGCGACATGCGTTTACTGGCGGTGACCGTGCTGACCTCGATGGGCCGGCCGGACCTGGCCGCGATGGGCATCGACCGCGAACCGGTGGACGTGGTGGTGGAGCGCGCGCTAGCCGCCCAGGCCGCCGGCATCGACGGGGTGATCGCCTCCGGCCAGGAAGCCGGCCCGATCCGCCGCGCCACCGGCCCGGCCTTTTCAATCGTCTGCCCCGGTATCCGCCCGGGCGGCCCGGTCGGCGACGACCAGCAACGCACCGTCGGCGTGGCGCAGGCCTTCACCGATGGTGCCGACGCGATCGTCGTCGGCCGGCCCATCCGCCTGGCTGCCGACCCGGCAGCCGCTGCCAGCGCCATCCAGGCCGAAATCCGCGCGGCAGTGGTCCAGCACCGGGACTGA
- a CDS encoding 5'-nucleotidase, lipoprotein e(P4) family, giving the protein MDAMRPSLYAPLSLLACTALALSACKPGQEEMGQRAHAAAVSANATQASTPAAGAIPAGDDNLNAVLWMQRSEEYRAVAEQTYRAAADKLDAALKQPNWDALVPEERGNAATGLKPAVVLDVDETVLDNSPYQARLLRDGKEYDELSWDQWVAEKKAKPIPGVVDFAKAANARSITLIYISNRAVHLKDATLANLRSAGLPVADDSVFLGLGTVVQGCEQNGSEKNCRRQLAGQKYRVLMQFGDQLGDFVQVTANTSQARGALLQQYHDWFGERWWMLPNPSYGGWEPAQFNNDYSQPWQTRHDAKRAALELAR; this is encoded by the coding sequence GTGGATGCCATGCGCCCCTCGCTTTACGCCCCGTTGTCCCTGCTCGCCTGCACCGCGCTGGCCCTGAGCGCCTGCAAGCCCGGCCAGGAGGAGATGGGCCAGCGTGCGCATGCCGCTGCCGTGTCCGCCAACGCGACGCAGGCCTCCACGCCCGCTGCCGGCGCCATCCCGGCCGGCGACGACAATCTCAATGCAGTGCTGTGGATGCAGCGCTCGGAGGAATACCGCGCGGTTGCCGAGCAGACCTATCGTGCGGCGGCCGACAAGCTCGATGCCGCGCTCAAGCAACCCAACTGGGACGCGCTGGTGCCGGAAGAACGCGGTAATGCCGCTACCGGCCTGAAGCCCGCCGTGGTGCTGGACGTGGACGAGACCGTGCTGGACAACTCGCCCTACCAGGCGCGTCTGCTGCGCGATGGCAAGGAATACGACGAGTTGAGCTGGGACCAGTGGGTGGCCGAGAAGAAGGCCAAGCCGATTCCGGGCGTGGTGGATTTCGCCAAGGCCGCCAACGCCCGCAGCATCACCCTGATCTACATCTCCAACCGCGCCGTGCACCTCAAGGACGCCACCTTGGCCAACCTGCGCAGCGCCGGTCTGCCGGTGGCCGACGACAGCGTGTTCCTCGGCCTGGGCACGGTGGTGCAAGGCTGCGAGCAGAACGGCAGCGAGAAGAACTGCCGTCGTCAGCTGGCCGGGCAGAAATACCGTGTGCTGATGCAGTTCGGCGACCAGCTGGGTGATTTCGTGCAGGTCACCGCCAACACCAGCCAGGCGCGCGGCGCGCTGCTGCAGCAGTACCACGACTGGTTCGGCGAGCGTTGGTGGATGCTGCCCAATCCCAGCTATGGCGGCTGGGAGCCGGCACAATTCAACAACGATTATTCCCAACCCTGGCAGACCCGCCACGACGCCAAGCGCGCCGCACTGGAGCTTGCACGATGA